Within Candidatus Eisenbacteria bacterium, the genomic segment CTCGCGAGCCCGGGTCAATATGATGCGCCTGGGATTCATCGGGTGAATCTATGTCCTCTCGGTAATGATTTTCTCCGCCTCACTGGCCAACGCCATCGGATCCAGGCCGTCGATCTGGAAACGAAGCCTATTCTCAGGGGATTTTGGATCCTGCCAGAAGACGACCATCCGGTAGTGATCCCCTTCTCGCCGGACATTGACACCGAAAGGAAGTTGGCAGCCGGCTTCAAGAGCTTTTAGCAATTGACGTTCCGCACGAACCGCACGGGCGGCCTCTTCGCAATTCAAATGGCCAAGGAGGTCGGACAGGGGCTCCTCGTCGCGACACTGAATCCCGAGCATACCCTGGCCCGGCGCGGGAATGAAGGCCTCAACATCTAATGGACAAGAGACCAGGTCATCAAGTTCCAGCTCTAGTCGCCGGACGCCGGCGCGGGCGATCAGGATGGCATCATATTGCCCCTCTCTCAGCCTGTTGACGCGGGTCGGAACATTGCCGCGAAGATCCTTTATCTGCAAGTCGGGTCTTAGGATACGCAGTTGGGCCTGCCGCCGGGCGGCACTCGTGCCGATCACGGCCTTATCCCGCAGCGGAAGGATCTCCCTATCCGTCATTCGCTGAGGATCAACTCCATCTTTCCGGATCAAGAGCAGCTCCCGGGGATCCTCCCGGCCGATCATGGCCGCAAGGGTCAGCCCCTCCGGCATTTCCGTCGAAAGATCCTTGAGGGAATGAACCGCCATATCGACACGCCCATCCAACTGGGCATCCTCAAGTTCTTTGGTGAAGAATCCCTTTCCCTCCAGCTCCGAGAGGGGGACATTGTCGATCTTATCCCCTTGGGTCTTGATGACGGTGATTTCGGTCTCCGATCCGAGATGTTTGAGCAGGTCCTGCACATGATGAGCCTGCCACAGGGCCAGATCGCTGCCGCGGGTTCCGATTCGAATCTTTTTAGGCATGAAACAATCCACATCTCCTAGAGCAGTTTTCTTTGCATGGGTTGGCTTGATTCCAATCATACACAAATTTTCTGGGAGTTATCCTTATTATTTTAAGAATCTGATCTACTGATTGAGATCGTTCGGCTCACCGGCTTTGCCTCGGAGGCCTACCTCTATGCCGCCCCAACCCGCCGTGATCCACAGAGGACGTA encodes:
- the hemC gene encoding hydroxymethylbilane synthase — encoded protein: MPKKIRIGTRGSDLALWQAHHVQDLLKHLGSETEITVIKTQGDKIDNVPLSELEGKGFFTKELEDAQLDGRVDMAVHSLKDLSTEMPEGLTLAAMIGREDPRELLLIRKDGVDPQRMTDREILPLRDKAVIGTSAARRQAQLRILRPDLQIKDLRGNVPTRVNRLREGQYDAILIARAGVRRLELELDDLVSCPLDVEAFIPAPGQGMLGIQCRDEEPLSDLLGHLNCEEAARAVRAERQLLKALEAGCQLPFGVNVRREGDHYRMVVFWQDPKSPENRLRFQIDGLDPMALASEAEKIITERT